In the genome of Ancylomarina subtilis, one region contains:
- the coaE gene encoding dephospho-CoA kinase (Dephospho-CoA kinase (CoaE) performs the final step in coenzyme A biosynthesis.) — protein MTKPLSIGLTGGIGSGKSLVAEFFSLLGVPVYTSDVEAKKLMQTDITIRESLLNEFGDSVYSESGELNRAELANIIFNDAEALKKVNAIVHPQVRLHYQAWLEKQVEVAYVIQESAILFDTGLYKNFDRIITVTADTEIRIQRVMLRDKCTRESVLERMSKQVAEQTKIDLSDFVIYNNSELIIPQIISIHEQLISL, from the coding sequence ATGACGAAGCCACTTAGTATTGGTTTAACAGGGGGAATTGGAAGTGGGAAATCTTTGGTTGCTGAGTTTTTTAGCTTGTTAGGTGTTCCTGTTTATACTTCTGATGTGGAAGCTAAAAAGTTGATGCAAACCGATATTACGATTCGTGAAAGTTTACTTAATGAGTTTGGCGATTCTGTTTATTCCGAATCGGGAGAATTAAATCGAGCAGAATTGGCTAATATCATTTTTAATGATGCTGAAGCTTTGAAAAAAGTGAATGCGATTGTGCATCCTCAAGTGCGTTTGCATTATCAGGCCTGGTTGGAAAAACAAGTTGAGGTGGCTTATGTCATTCAGGAATCAGCTATCCTTTTTGATACGGGACTCTATAAAAATTTTGATCGGATTATAACGGTTACTGCTGATACCGAAATACGAATTCAGAGGGTTATGCTGCGAGATAAGTGTACCCGGGAATCCGTTCTGGAACGGATGAGTAAACAGGTTGCTGAGCAAACAAAAATCGATCTGTCTGATTTTGTAATATATAATAACTCAGAGCTTATTATACCACAAATTATTTCAATTCATGAGCAATTAATTAGCTTGTAA
- a CDS encoding TerB family tellurite resistance protein has protein sequence MAKFGKWIAGGLGWAFLGPIGGVLGYFVGSAFDSVDIKATGRPGTTQGDFLMSLLVLVAAVMKADGKVLKSELDYVKSYLIKSFGTEKTGEALTILRDILNRDIPVEQVCAQISQQLDYSSRLQLLHFLFGIAQADGVIADSELKMIERIYYYMGVKSADFNSIKSMFIQETGWAYQVLEIDKTASDDEIKKAYRKMAVKYHPDKVSYLGEDVQKAAKEKFQKVSEAYEKIKKERAFA, from the coding sequence ATGGCAAAATTCGGAAAGTGGATAGCTGGCGGTTTAGGATGGGCATTTTTAGGCCCCATTGGTGGTGTGTTAGGCTATTTTGTGGGATCAGCTTTTGATTCTGTAGACATAAAAGCAACAGGAAGACCAGGAACAACTCAAGGCGATTTTTTAATGAGTTTATTGGTGCTTGTTGCAGCTGTGATGAAAGCTGATGGTAAGGTCTTGAAATCTGAGTTGGATTACGTCAAATCATATCTAATCAAAAGTTTTGGAACCGAAAAAACAGGAGAAGCTTTAACTATATTACGTGATATTTTAAATCGTGATATTCCTGTTGAGCAGGTTTGTGCGCAAATCAGCCAGCAACTCGATTATTCTTCGCGTTTACAGTTGTTGCACTTTTTGTTTGGTATCGCACAGGCCGATGGTGTCATAGCTGATTCTGAATTGAAGATGATAGAGCGAATCTATTATTACATGGGCGTTAAGTCTGCAGATTTCAATTCAATCAAGTCGATGTTTATTCAGGAGACGGGTTGGGCTTATCAGGTGCTCGAAATTGATAAGACTGCAAGCGATGATGAGATTAAAAAAGCTTATCGTAAAATGGCAGTTAAGTATCATCCTGACAAAGTGAGCTACTTAGGTGAGGATGTGCAAAAAGCAGCTAAAGAAAAGTTTCAGAAAGTGAGTGAAGCTTACGAAAAGATAAAAAAAGAGAGAGCTTTTGCATAA
- a CDS encoding DUF5606 domain-containing protein: MLKGILAISGQTGLFKLVSNSKSGFIVESLIDKKRMPAHATSKISALEDIAIFTEEGDVQLQEVIKTIKEKENGGQAISHKASGNELKAYMKEILPNYDEDRVYVSDMKKVFQWYNILQENDMLNEVETEEEETSGEE; this comes from the coding sequence ATGTTGAAAGGAATATTAGCTATATCAGGACAGACTGGACTGTTTAAATTGGTTTCAAACTCGAAAAGTGGTTTTATCGTTGAATCTTTAATCGACAAGAAGCGTATGCCTGCACACGCAACTTCAAAGATTTCTGCTTTAGAGGATATCGCTATCTTTACAGAAGAGGGAGATGTTCAATTACAAGAAGTAATTAAGACCATCAAGGAGAAAGAGAATGGTGGACAAGCCATTAGTCATAAAGCATCGGGCAACGAGTTGAAAGCATACATGAAAGAGATCTTGCCTAACTACGATGAAGATCGTGTATATGTTTCTGATATGAAGAAGGTTTTCCAATGGTATAACATTCTTCAGGAAAACGATATGCTGAATGAAGTTGAAACTGAGGAAGAAGAAACTTCAGGAGAAGAGTAA
- a CDS encoding cupin domain-containing protein, whose protein sequence is MHKRQLSQEIEITGIDKKQIYDNGTFESLIVAVKKGMVVPPQPAPAHAALYLISGKIEFEIAGRTTCVEADDFFSFSKGELHALKALEDSKFLISRNIFE, encoded by the coding sequence ATGCACAAACGTCAACTCTCACAAGAAATCGAAATTACGGGAATAGATAAAAAACAAATTTATGACAACGGGACTTTCGAATCCTTAATTGTAGCTGTAAAAAAAGGTATGGTCGTTCCCCCACAGCCAGCTCCTGCCCATGCTGCTCTTTATTTAATATCGGGAAAAATTGAATTTGAAATTGCAGGTCGTACAACCTGCGTCGAAGCAGATGATTTCTTTTCTTTCTCAAAAGGAGAATTACATGCCCTTAAAGCTTTGGAAGATTCTAAATTCTTAATTTCCAGAAATATATTCGAATAA